One Tursiops truncatus isolate mTurTru1 chromosome 3, mTurTru1.mat.Y, whole genome shotgun sequence DNA segment encodes these proteins:
- the LOC117311631 gene encoding protocadherin beta-8-like → MEVGRKLICRQRQVFFFFFFLGLAQAGSEFRRYSVVEETEGSSLVTNLAKDLGLGQGELSRRGARVISKGNKLYLQLDQETGDLLLNEKLDREELCGQTEPCMLRFQVLLENPLEFFQAELQVIDINDHAPVFMDRDMLIKISESSPPGTKFPLKNAQDMDVGRNNIENYTISPNSYFRVLTRKRSDGRKYPELVLDKVLDREEEPELRLTLTAQDGGSPPRFGTAQVSIEVVDINDNAPEFEPPFYRVQIPEDSPIGYLIVKVSATDIDIGVNREISYSLFQASEEISKTFEINAMTGEIRLKKQLDFETTQSYEVNIEARDTGSLSGKCTVLTQVMDVNDNAPEVTMSALTRQIPENSPETVVAVFSVSDLDSEENGKISCYIQDDLPFFLKSSMENFYTLVTERPLDRETRAEYNVTITVTDLGTPRLKTEHNITVLVSDVNDNAPAFTQTSYTLSVRENNSPALHIGSVRATDRDAGANAQVTYSLLPPLDAHVPLASLVSINPDNGHLFALRSLDYEALRAFEFRVGAADRGSPALSSQALVRVLVVDDNDNAPFVLYPLQNASAPCTELVPRAAEAGYLVTKVVAVDGDSGQNAWLSYQLLKATEPGLFGVWAHNGEVRTARLLSERDAAKHRLLVLVKDNGEPPLSASVTLHVLLVDGFSQPYLPAPEAEAADAAPAAPLTVYLVVALASVSSLFVFSVLVFVAVRLCRRGGAASVGRCSVPEGHFPGHLVDVSGTGTLSQSYQYEVCLKGGSGTSEFKFLKPIVTNFQGHSPGPDIEETPNFRKDFGFSIQ, encoded by the coding sequence ATGGAGGTTGGCAGGAAGCTCATTTGCAGACAAAGgcaagtctttttcttctttttcttcttgggctTAGCTCAGGCGGGCTCTGAATTTAGGCGTTATTCTGTGGTGGAGGAAACTGAAGGGAGCTCTTTGGTAACCAATTTAGCAAAAGACCTGGGTCTGGGGCAGGGGGAACTTTCCAGGCGGGGAGCTAGGGTcatttccaaaggaaacaaaCTGTATCTGCAGCTCGATCAGGAGACTGGGGATTTACTGCTAAATGAGAAACTGGACCGCGAAGAGCTGTGTGGTCAGACAGAGCCCTGTATGCTGCGTTTCCAGGTGTTGCTAGAGAATCCCTTAGAGTTTTTTCAAGCTGAGCTACAGGTAATAGACATAAATGACCATGCTCCGGTGTTCATGGACAGAGATATGTTGATAAAAATATCagagagcagtcctcctgggacTAAGTTTCCTCTGAAGAACGCTCAGGACATGGATGTAGGCCGAAACAATATTGAAAACTATACCATCAGTCCCAACTCCTATTTCCGGGTCCTCACCCGCAAACGCAGCGATGGCAGGAAATATCCGGAACTTGTGCTGGACAAAGTGCTGGATCGGGAAGAGGAACCTGAGCTCAGGTTAACCCTCACTGCTCAGGATGGCGGTTCTCCACCCCGGTTTGGCACCGCTCAGGTCTCCATCGAAGTCGTGGACATCAACGATAATGCCCCTGAATTTGAGCCGCCTTTCTATAGGGTGCAGATCCCCGAGGACAGTCCCATAGGCTACCTGATTGTCAAAGTCTCTGCTACGGATATAGACATAGGAGTCAATAGAGAGATTTCCTATTCACTTTTCCAGGCTTCAGAAGAGATTAGCAAAACCTTTGAGATCAACGCCATGACAGGAGAAATTCGACTGAAAAAACAACTTGATTTCGAAACAACTCAGTCTTATGAGGTCAATATCGAGGCCAGAGATACTGGAAGTCTTTCTGGGAAATGTACCGTTCTGACTCAAGTCATGGATGTGAACGACAATGCTCCAGAGGTCACCATGTCTGCACTTACCAGACAGATCCCCGAGAACTCTCCTGAGACTGTGGTTGCAGTTTTCAGTGTTTCAGATCTTGATTCTGAAGAGAATGGGAAAATAAGTTGCTACATTCAGGACGATCTAccttttttccttaaatcttcCATGGAAAACTTTTATACCCTAGTAACAGAGAGACCGCTAGACAGAGAGACCAGAGCAGAATACAACGTCACCATCACCGTCACGGACTTGGGGACCCCCAGGCTGAAAACCGAGCACAACATAACCGTGCTGGTGTCCGACGTCAACGACAACGCCCCCGCCTTCACCCAGACCTCCTACACCCTGTCCGTCCGCGAGAACAACAGCCCCGCCCTGCACATCGGCAGCGTCCGCGCCACAGACAGAGACGCGGGCGCCAACGCCCAGGTCACTTACTCGCTGCTGCCGCCCCTCGACGCGCACGTGCCCCTGGCCTCCCTGGTGTCCATCAACCCGGACAACGGCCACCTGTTCGCCCTGAGGTCCCTGGACTACGAGGCCCTGCGGGCGTTCGAGTTCCGCGTGGGCGCCGCCGACCGCGGCTCGCCCGCGCTCAGCAGCCAGGCGCTGGTGCGCGTGCTCGTGGTGGACGACAACGACAACGCGCCCTTCGTGCTGTACCCGCTGCAGAACGCCTCGGCGCCCTGCACCGAGCTGGTGCCCAGGGCGGCCGAGGCGGGTTACCTGGTGACCAAGGTGGTGGCGGTGGACGGCGACTCGGGCCAGAACGCCTGGCTGTCGTACCAGCTGCTCAAGGCCACGGAGCCCGGCCTGTTCGGCGTGTGGGCGCACAACGGCGAGGTGCGCACGGCCCGGCTGCTGAGCGAGCGCGACGCGGCCAAGCACAGGCTGCTGGTGCTGGTCAAGGACAACGGCGAGCCGCCGCTCTCGGCCAGCGTCACGCTGCACGTGCTGCTGGTGGACGGCTTCTCGCAGCCCTACCTGCCGGCCCCTGAAGCGGAAGCGGCGGACGCGGCTCCGGCCGCCCCGCTCACCGTCTACCTGGTGGTGGCCTTGGCGTCGGTGTCGTCGCTCTTCGTCTTCTCGGTTCTGGTGTTCGTCGCGGTGCGGCTGtgcaggaggggcggggcggcCTCGGTGGGTCGCTGCTCGGTGCCCGAGGGCCACTTTCCGGGCCACCTGGTGGATGTCAGCGGCACGGGGACCCTGTCCCAGAGCTACCAGTACGAGGTGTGTCTGAAGGGGGGCTCTGGGACCAGCGAGTTCAAGTTTCTGAAGCCAATTGTGACCAATTTTCAGGGCCATTCCCCTGGCCCAGATATAGAAGAAACCCCCAACTTTAGGAAAGATTTTGGTTTCAGTATTCAGTGA
- the LOC101317869 gene encoding protocadherin beta-16 has translation MEIGWMHNPRKRQVLVFFVLLSMYGASAELGPYSVVEETERGSFVANVGKDLGLGLTEMSTRGARIISQWNKEHLQLKVQTGDLLINDKLDREKLCGPSEPCILHFQVLMEKPLEIFQAELRVKDINDHSPVFTEREMFLKIPENSPIGISFPLSNALDLDVGSNNVQNYKISPNSHFRVLTQNRSDGRKYPELVLDKELDREEEPEISLTLTALDGGSPPRYGTAQVRIEVVDINDNAPEFEQSLYKVHIPEDSPVDSLVVTVSASDVDSGVYGKISYAFFQPSEDISKTLEVNPMTGEIRLRKKVDFETVLSYEVDIKATDGGGLSGKCTLLLQVVDVNDNPPEVTVSALTTPIPENSPDIVVAVFSVSDPDSGDNGKTISSIQDDLPFLLKPSVKNFYTLVTQKTLDREERAEYNITITVTDMGTPRLKTEHNITVLVSDVNDNAPAFTQTSYTLSVRENNSPALHIGSVRATDRDAGANAQVTYSLLPPLDAHVPLGSLVSINPDNGHLFALRSLDYEALRAFEFRVGAADRGSPALSSQALVRVLVVDDNDNAPFVLYPLQNASAPCTELVPRAAEAGYLVTKVVAVDGDSGQNAWLSYQLLKATEPGLFGVWAHNGEVRTARLLSERDAAKHRLLVLVKDNGEPPLSASVTLHVLLVDGFSQPYLPAPEAEAADAAPAAPLTVYLVVALASVSSLFVFSVLVFVAVRLCRRGGAASVGRCSVPEGHFPGHLVDVSGTGTLSQSYQYEVCLTGGSESNEFKFLKPILPNLPPQCPGKEIEENRTFYNSFGFNIQ, from the coding sequence ATGGAGATTGGATGGATGCACAATCCGAGAAAAAGGCAAGTcctagttttctttgttttgctgagCATGTATGGGGCGAGCGCAGAGTTGGGGCCCTATTCAGtagtggaagaaacagaaagaggctCCTTTGTGGCAAATGTAGGAAAAGACCTGGGGCTGGGGTTGACAGAGATGTCCACCCGCGGTGCCCGGATCATTTCCCAGTGGAACAAAGAGCATTTGCAGCTCAAGGTTCAGACTGGGGATTTGCTCATAAATGACAAACTAGATCGAGAGAAGCTATGCGGTCCGAGTGAGCCTTGCATACTACATTTCCAAGTATTAATGGAAAAACCGTTAGAGATATTTCAGGCAGAACTGAGAGTGAAAGACATAAATGACCATTCCCCCGTGTTCACTGAAAGagaaatgtttctaaaaatacCGGAAAACAGTCCTATAGGAATTTCATTCCCTCTGAGTAATGCTCTGGACTTGGATGTAGGCAGCAACAATGTTCAGAACTATAAAATCAGCCCCAACTCCCATTTCCGGGTTCTAACCCAAAATCGCAGCGATGGCAGAAAATACCCTGAGCTGGTGTTGGACAAAGAGCTGGATCGGGAGGAGGAGCCTGAAATCTCATTAACCCTGACAGCGCTGGATGGCGGCTCTCCGCCTCGGTATGGAACCGCCCAGGTGCGCATTGAAGTGGTGGACATTAACGATAACGCCCCTGAGTTTGAGCAGTCCCTCTACAAGGTGCATATTCCCGAAGACAGCCCCGTAGACTCCCTGGTTGTCACTGTCTCTGCCAGCGATGTAGACAGTGGAGTCTATGGGAAAATATCATACGCATTCTTTCAACCTTCAGAAGATATTAGTAAAACTTTGGAGGTAAATCCTATGACAGGAGAAATTCGACTGagaaaaaaagttgattttgaaacAGTTCTGTCTTATGAAGTGGACATCAAGGCCACTGATGGAGGAGGTCTTTCAGGAAAATGCACTCTTCTCCTGCAAGTAGTGGATGTGAATGACAATCCTCCAGAAGTGACAGTGTCTGCACTCACCACTCCCATCCCAGAGAACTCCCCTGACATTGTAGTTGCTGTTTTCAGTGTTTCAGATCCTGACTCTGGGGACAATGGGAAAACTATTTCCTCCATCCAGGATgaccttccttttcttctaaaaCCTTCAGTCAAGAACTTTTACACCTTAGTAACCCAGAAAACACTAGATAGAGAAGAAAGAGCCGAGTACAACATCACCATCACCGTCACAGATATGGGAACCCCCAGGCTGAAAACCGAGCACAACATAACCGTGCTGGTGTCCGACGTCAACGACAACGCCCCCGCCTTCACCCAGACCTCCTACACCCTGTCCGTCCGCGAGAACAACAGCCCCGCCCTGCACATCGGCAGCGTCCGCGCCACAGACAGAGACGCGGGCGCCAACGCCCAGGTCACCTACTCGCTGCTGCCGCCCCTCGACGCGCACGTGCCCCTGGGCTCCCTGGTGTCCATCAACCCGGACAACGGCCACCTGTTCGCCCTGAGGTCCCTGGACTACGAGGCCCTGCGGGCGTTCGAGTTCCGCGTGGGCGCCGCCGACCGCGGCTCGCCCGCGCTCAGCAGCCAGGCGCTGGTGCGCGTGCTCGTGGTGGACGACAACGACAACGCGCCCTTCGTGCTGTACCCGCTGCAGAACGCCTCGGCGCCCTGCACCGAGCTGGTGCCCAGGGCGGCCGAGGCGGGCTACCTGGTGACCAAGGTGGTGGCGGTGGACGGCGACTCGGGCCAGAACGCCTGGCTGTCGTACCAGCTGCTCAAGGCCACGGAGCCCGGCCTGTTCGGCGTGTGGGCGCACAACGGCGAGGTGCGCACGGCCCGGCTGCTGAGCGAGCGCGACGCGGCCAAGCACAGGCTGCTGGTGCTGGTCAAGGACAACGGCGAGCCGCCGCTCTCGGCCAGCGTCACGCTGCACGTGCTACTGGTGGACGGCTTCTCGCAGCCCTACCTGCCGGCCCCGGAAGCGGAAGCGGCGGACGCGGCTCCGGCCGCCCCGCTCACCGTCTACCTGGTGGTGGCCTTGGCGTCGGTGTCGTCGCTCTTCGTCTTCTCGGTGCTGGTGTTCGTCGCGGTGCGGCTGtgcaggaggggcggggcggcCTCGGTGGGTCGCTGCTCGGTGCCCGAGGGCCACTTTCCGGGCCACCTGGTGGACGTCAGCGGCACGGGGACCCTGTCCCAGAGCTACCAGTACGAGGTGTGTCTGACGGGAGGCTCTGAGAGTAATGAGTTCAAATTCTTGAAGCCGATTCTCCCCAACCTCCCGCCCCAATGCCCTgggaaggaaatagaagaaaatcgTACCTTCTACAATAGCTTTGGGTTCAATATTCAGTGA